In Dendropsophus ebraccatus isolate aDenEbr1 chromosome 14, aDenEbr1.pat, whole genome shotgun sequence, the following proteins share a genomic window:
- the UBE2C gene encoding ubiquitin-conjugating enzyme E2 C has product MASQNVDPAAASSATARKGMESGAQAARGSVGKRLQQELMTLMMSGDKGISAFPESDNLFKWIGTIDGAVGTVYETLRYKLSLEFPSGYPYNAPTVKFLTPCFHPNVDSHGNICLDILKDKWSALYDVRTILLSIQSLLGEPNNESPLNPHAAELWQNQTAYKKHLHEQYKKQVKDI; this is encoded by the exons ATGGCCTCACAGAATGTAGACCCGGCTGCGGCTTCTTCAGCTACTGCCAGGAAAGGGATGGAGTCCGGCGCTCAGGCGGCCCGGGGCTCGGTGGGGAAGAG GTTACAGCAGGAGCTGATGACGCTGATG ATGTCCGGGGATAAGGGGATCTCCGCCTTCCCGGAGTCCGACAACCTCTTCAAGTGGATCGGGACCATAGACGGAGCTGTGGGCACG gtTTATGAGACTTTAAGATACAAGCTTTCTCTGGAGTTTCCGAGCGGCTACCCCTACAACGCTCCCACTGTGAAGTTCCTCACCCCGTGCTTCCACCCCAATGTGGACAGTCATGGGAACATCTGCCTGGACATCCTAAAAGACAAGTGGTCGGCACTGTACGATGTCAGGACCATCCTGCTCTCTATACAGAGTCTTCTGGGAG AGCCCAATAATGAGAGCCCCCTAAACCCACATGCTGCAGAGCTCTGGCAGAATCAGACAG CATACAAGAAGCATCTACACGAGCAGTACAAGAAGCAGGTGAAGGATATCTGA
- the LOC138772279 gene encoding regulator of G-protein signaling 9-binding protein-like, translating into MSAQEGASPALPPPHLHPISRTLTLRGIRGHGAEGGGHGTVPDCKKAHSSLNKVTACYRQLVMCVGGTSDCPRLREELEESRKKAFELSTDLMNTLMVQLVEQEVSQEDRVELERIWVLFLSTLELFQQDLCKAHHLCQLFPLHGRRKRLVSTGVIGKTSEVAYRARHIKSPSSSRVRENAQRAERPCSPDLAGQIEHVERMLHDMQMKVSIPIWTVEATEEAWAEISSTCDLDECSDNEILAGEDMSGRGCCAHRQSLTRPLCMVS; encoded by the exons ATGTCAGCCCAGGAAGGTGCCAGCCCGGCGCTGCCGCCGCCTCACTTACACCCCATCAGCCGAACGTTAACCCTGCGTGGGATACGTGGGCACGGGGCGGAGGGTGGCGGCCATGGCACGGTCCCCGACTGCAAGAAGGCTCACAGCTCCCTGAATAAGGTGACGGCGTGCTACCGGCAGCTGGTGATGTGCGTCGGGGGAACATCGGACTGCCCCCGCCTgcgggaggagctggaggagagcAGGAAGAAAGCCTTTGAGCTGAGCACTG ATCTGATGAACACATTGATGGTGCAGTTGGTGGAGCAGGAGGTGTCCCAAGAGGACAGAGTGGAGCTGGAGAGGATCTGGGTGCTCTTCCTCTCCACCCTAGAGCTCTTCCAGCAGGATCTATGTAAGGCGCACCACCTGTGCCAACTCTTTCCCCTGCACGGCCGACGAAAGAGACTGGTCAGCACGGGGGTCATAGGTAAAACATCGGAGGTGGCTTATCGAGCGCGCCACATCAAGTCGCCCAGCAGCAGCAGAGTACGGGAGAACGCCCAAAGAGCCGAGAGACCCTGCTCCCCGGATCTGGCCGGTCAGATCGAACACGTGGAAAGGATGCTACATGACATGCAGATGAAAGTCAGCATTCCCATATGGACAGTGGAAGCCACCGAGGAGGCCTGGGCCGAGATCAGCTCCACCTGTGACCTGGATGAGTGCTCAGACAATGAAATCCTGGCCGGGGAGGATATGTCTGGCAGGGGCTGCTGTGCCCATAGGCAATCACTGACTCGGCCTCTATGTATGGTCTCATAA